Proteins from a genomic interval of Polaribacter sp. Q13:
- a CDS encoding carboxypeptidase-like regulatory domain-containing protein — translation MKKLLAIFTFLISIPILEAQEKRTFITGTTVLDSLAIADVHIVNKNSNIGTITNDHGFFEIPVKIGDTLFYSHLKYKHKQIVITDNIISARNLNIQLEENTVVLKEIVLEKQESIFYRDPEITTYKGPVVNAAKLNLPYANTTINEDKSLVKFRSGTSINLGNLINTINGNKKREKLLKEMALEDTELEKIRKHFTDDFFITDLKIQKVYINQFLNYCIDKNIIRIFKRDNKLDVLKLLMKESKLFPRKIVNEDLYLTDH, via the coding sequence ATGAAAAAATTGTTAGCCATATTCACTTTTCTTATTAGCATTCCTATTTTAGAGGCTCAAGAAAAAAGGACTTTTATTACAGGTACAACTGTTTTAGATAGTTTGGCTATTGCAGATGTACATATTGTAAATAAAAACTCTAACATTGGTACGATTACCAACGATCATGGTTTTTTTGAAATACCTGTTAAAATTGGAGATACCTTATTTTACTCTCATTTAAAATACAAACACAAACAAATTGTAATTACAGATAACATAATTTCTGCTAGAAACTTAAACATTCAACTAGAAGAAAATACCGTTGTTTTAAAAGAAATTGTACTAGAAAAACAAGAAAGTATTTTTTATAGAGATCCAGAAATAACAACTTATAAAGGACCTGTTGTAAATGCAGCAAAACTGAATTTACCTTATGCAAATACCACTATAAATGAAGATAAATCTCTTGTAAAATTCCGCTCTGGTACTTCCATCAATTTAGGCAATTTAATAAATACTATTAACGGAAATAAGAAAAGAGAAAAACTGCTAAAGGAAATGGCTTTAGAAGATACTGAACTAGAAAAAATTAGGAAACATTTTACTGATGACTTTTTTATTACAGACTTAAAAATTCAAAAAGTTTATATAAATCAATTTCTAAATTATTGCATCGATAAAAATATAATTCGTATTTTTAAAAGAGATAATAAATTAGATGTACTAAAATTATTAATGAAGGAAAGTAAACTTTTTCCTCGCAAAATAGTAAATGAAGATTTATATTTAACCGATCATTAG